The Streptomyces sp. NBC_00286 nucleotide sequence CCGCAGCAGTCCGCTCCGGCGGCTGCCGAGGCCCCCAAGGCCGAGGCTCCCGCGGCGGCGGCTGCCGAGCCCAGCGCTGCCGGAAAGGAGAGCTGACCGACATGCTGATCCCCCGTAGGGTCAAGCACCGTAAGCAGCACCACCCCAAGCGCAGTGGTATGGCCAAGGGTGGTACTGAGGTCGCGTTCGGCGAGTACGGCATCCAGGCGCTGACCCCGGCGTACGTGACGAACCGTCAGATCGAGGCCGCTCGTATCGCGATGACCCGCCACATCAAGCGTGGCGGCAAGGTCTGGATCAACATCTACCCGGACCGTCCCCTCACGAAGAAGCCCGCCGAGACCCGCATGGGTTCCGGTAAGGGCTCCCCGGAGTGGTGGGTCGCGAACGTCAAGCCCGGTCGGGTGATGTTCGAGCTGTCCTACCCGAACGAGAAGATTGCGCGTGAGGCGCTTACCCGCGCTGCTCACAAGCTTCCGATGAAGTGCCGCATCGTGCGGCGCGAGGCAGGTGAAGCGTGATGTCGGCCGGTACCAAGGCGTCCGAGCTGCGCGAACTGGGCGACGAGGAGCTTCTTGGGAAGCTTCGCGAGGCCAAGGAAGAGCTGTTCAACCTCCGCTTCCAGGCGGCGACCGGTCAGCTCGAGAACCACGGCCGTCTGAAGGCGGTCCGTAAGGACATCGCGCGGATCTACACCCTGATGCGTGAGCGCGAGCTGGGCATCGAAACGGTGGAGAGCGCCTGATGAGCGAGAGCAACGTGACTGAAGAGACGAAGGCCGCGCGCGGCTTCCGCAAGACCCGTGAGGGTCTCGTCGTCAGCGACAAGATGGACAAGACCGTCGTCGTCGCCGTCGAGGACCGCGTCAAGCACGCGCTGTACGGCAAGGTCATCCGCCGTACGAACAAGCTCAAGGCGCACGACGAGCAGAACGCCGCCGGCGTTGGCGACCGGGTTCTCCTGATGGAGACCCGTCCGCTGTCGGCGACGAAGCGCTGGCGCGTCGTCGAGATCCTCGAGAAGGCGAAGTAAATAAGCGGGGGTTCCACCCCCGCTGACCCCCGCTGGGGGCTCCGCCCCCAAGCCCCCGGGCCGGTGGCGAAGGCCCCGGCACGGGATCCGGCGCAGGCTCGGCACCGGGCTCCGCGAGTCACCTCGCGAAGCTCGACCGGCCCGCGACCGGACCCACGGGGCCACTGCCCCTGGGCCCTCGGGCCTGCGGGACGGAGGCTCCGCGGCCTCCGCGAAGGGCGCTGCTCCGGCCACCGGCCCGGATCGGCCCCGGCGCCAGGTCGGCCGACGGCTCGCGAGGCGACTCGCGGAGCCCGGCCGGACGGCCTGCGGCCGGACCGGCTGGGGCACTGCCCCAGGCTCCTCGGGGCCGGCGGGGCGGAAGTCCCGCGGCCCCCGCAAGGTGGCGCCACCGGCCCTCGGGCCCGGCGGGGGTTTTCGCCTCCAGAGGCACAAGTAATTCCTGCGGGAGCAACCCGCAGGACGGTTCCGCCAGGCTCTCCGGCTTACCCCCGGAGGGAACCGGCAGACGATCAGGAGATAGACGTGATCCAGCAGGAGTCGCGGCTGCGTGTCGCCGACAACACTGGTGCGAAGGAGATCCTTTGCATCCGTGTGCTCGGCGGGTCCGGTCGCCGCTACGCGGGCATCGGTGACGTCATCGTTGCCACCGTCAAGGACGCGATCCCCGGTGGCAACGTGAAGAAGGGTGACGTCGTCAAGGCGGTCATCGTTCGCACCGTCAAGGAGCGCCGCCGTCCGGACGGCTCGTACATCCGCTTCGACGAGAACGCCGCCGTCATTCTGAAGAACGACGGCGACCCTCGCGGCACCCGCATCTTCGGCCCCGTGGGCCGGGAGCTGCGCGAGAAGAAGTTCATGAAGATCATCTCGCTCGCGCCGGAGGTGCTGTAAGCATGAAGATCAAGAAGGGCGACCTGGTCCAGGTCATCACCGGTAAGGACAAGGGCAAGCAGGGCAAGGTCATTGCCGCTTACCCGCGCGACGAGCGTGTCCTGGTCGAGGGTGTCAACCGGGTCAAGAAGCACACCAAGGCCGGTCCGACGGCTCGCGGTTCGCAGGCCGGCGGCATCGTCACCACCGAGGCGCCGATCCACGTCTCCAACGTCCAGCTGGTCGTGGAGAAGGACGGCAAGAAGGTCGTGACCCGCGTCGGTTACCGCTTCGACGACGAAGGCAACAAGATCCGCGTTGCCAAGCGGACGGGTGAGGACATCTGATGACTACCACCACCAGCCCGCGTCTGAAGCAGAAGTACCGCGAGGAGATCGCGGGCAAGCTGCGTGACGAGTTCAAGTACGAGAACGTCATGCAGATCCCCGGCCTCGTCAAGATCGTGGTCAACATGGGTGTGGGCGACGCCGCCCGCGACTCCAAGCTGATCGAGGGCGCCATCCGCGACCTCACCACGATCACCGGTCAGAAGCCGGCCGTCACCAAGGCCCGTAAGTCCATCGCGCAGTTCAAGCTGCGTGAGGGCCAGCCGATCGGTGCCCACGTCACGCTCCGTGGCGACCGCATGTGGGAGTTCCTGGACCGCACCCTGTCGCTCGCGCTGCCGCGCATCCGCGACTTCCGTGGTCTGTCCCCCAAGCAGTTCGACGGCCGTGGCAACTACACCTTCGGTCTCACGGAGCAGGTCATGTTCCACGAGATCGACCAGGACAAGATCGACCGCGTCCGGGGTATGGACATCACCGTGGTCACCACGGCGACCAACGACGCTGAGGGCCGCGCGCTCCTTCGTCACCTCGGCTTCCCCTTCAAGGAGGCGTGAGCGAGATGGCGAAGAAGGCTCTGATCGCTAAGGCTGCCCGCAAGCCCAAGTTCGGTGTACGCGCGTACACCCGCTGCCAGCGCTGCGGTCGTCCGCATTCCGTGT carries:
- the rplX gene encoding 50S ribosomal protein L24, which codes for MKIKKGDLVQVITGKDKGKQGKVIAAYPRDERVLVEGVNRVKKHTKAGPTARGSQAGGIVTTEAPIHVSNVQLVVEKDGKKVVTRVGYRFDDEGNKIRVAKRTGEDI
- a CDS encoding type Z 30S ribosomal protein S14, whose translation is MAKKALIAKAARKPKFGVRAYTRCQRCGRPHSVYRKFGLCRVCLREMAHRGELPGVTKSSW
- the rplN gene encoding 50S ribosomal protein L14; the protein is MIQQESRLRVADNTGAKEILCIRVLGGSGRRYAGIGDVIVATVKDAIPGGNVKKGDVVKAVIVRTVKERRRPDGSYIRFDENAAVILKNDGDPRGTRIFGPVGRELREKKFMKIISLAPEVL
- the rplE gene encoding 50S ribosomal protein L5; the protein is MTTTTSPRLKQKYREEIAGKLRDEFKYENVMQIPGLVKIVVNMGVGDAARDSKLIEGAIRDLTTITGQKPAVTKARKSIAQFKLREGQPIGAHVTLRGDRMWEFLDRTLSLALPRIRDFRGLSPKQFDGRGNYTFGLTEQVMFHEIDQDKIDRVRGMDITVVTTATNDAEGRALLRHLGFPFKEA
- the rplP gene encoding 50S ribosomal protein L16, which translates into the protein MLIPRRVKHRKQHHPKRSGMAKGGTEVAFGEYGIQALTPAYVTNRQIEAARIAMTRHIKRGGKVWINIYPDRPLTKKPAETRMGSGKGSPEWWVANVKPGRVMFELSYPNEKIAREALTRAAHKLPMKCRIVRREAGEA
- the rpsQ gene encoding 30S ribosomal protein S17 → MSESNVTEETKAARGFRKTREGLVVSDKMDKTVVVAVEDRVKHALYGKVIRRTNKLKAHDEQNAAGVGDRVLLMETRPLSATKRWRVVEILEKAK
- the rpmC gene encoding 50S ribosomal protein L29 — its product is MSAGTKASELRELGDEELLGKLREAKEELFNLRFQAATGQLENHGRLKAVRKDIARIYTLMRERELGIETVESA